GGTCGGGGTGCCCGTCGCCGTCGAGGTCGTCGAGCCGATCGACGTACCAGCCGAACGTGCCTCCGTGCGTCGCCGGCGCGTAGGTCCGGAGCACGCTGCCGTCCTTGCCGCTCACGAGATAGACGCGGCCGCTGAGCTCGGCGGGCGCACCGACGAAGAGATCGACCCGGCCGTCGCCGTTCTGGTCTCCCGCCAGCGCGAGATCCCAGCCGAGGTTCTCGCCCGCGGTCTCCGCGTGCTGCCAAAGCTCCTCGCCCGTCTTCGGCGAGCGCGCCACGAGGATGCCGCGCGCGATCCCATCGACCTGCGCGTGGGGCGCCGCGATGACGACGTCGGCGAGCCCGTCGCCCGAGAGGTCCGGCACCGGCATCACCCAGTGCCCGAAGAGGCCGTCGTTCCATTCGCCATCCCACTCGCGGATGGGAGCGCCGCTCGCACCCGACCACACCGTGGCGCTGCCGTTCTGCTGCGTGCCGTGCCAGAGCTTGAAACGAGCGCCGGCGGCGATGTCCGCGTGACCATCGCCGTCGACGTCGAGTGGCTCGCCGAAGCGGAACCCGAGCTCACCGCTCCGGACGCTCCCGGCGATGCGACGCGCCACACACCAGCCAGCACCGGGAGTGGAGCAGGACGCCGTGGCCCTCGCGGAAGTCGGCAACGCACAGCCAGGAATCGCGAGGCAACAGGAGAGGAGGGCGGCGGTGGGTCTCGAGATTCGGCGTCGCCGGCACGCGCGTGCCGGCGACGCCACGTTCTTCACTGACAGCAGCCTACTGACAGCAGGCGACCCAGCTGTTGCCGGAGAGATTGCACTGCAGGCTCGACTGGAGCGACCCGAGGGCGCCGGTGGAGTTAGTGAGCGCCACCTTCTGACCGCGGGAGGCAGTGTGCGCCGTCCCGTATTCCCAATTGAGCCCAGAGCCGCCGACAGCGTCGTCGTTGCACTGCTGGAGGGGCGGCTGCGCCGAATTGATCGCCCAGAAGGATGTGACCGTATTGCCGGCCGTGTCTTTCAGCTGGCAGCGGTCACCCGTCGGCGCGCTCTGCAACTCCGCGTACGTGCACGCGTGCGTGCCCGGGAAATGCGTGTTGCAGGCGGAGTTGGCCCCGGGAAGCCCGAGCTGCGCATTGTAGTTGAAGCGACCGGGGGTGGCCGTCAGGGATCCCTTGATCTTCGTGGTGGTGTGTGTGCAGGGGCACTGCGCTCGAGCGGGCGAGACGCCCGCGGCCAGGAGCACGAGAGCCGAGATGGTTACGACCCGGATGTACGACATCGATCAGTCCTCCCTCAGTGGCGGATCTCACCGCTGCGACGCGCCAGTCGCCAGAACGAGACCCTGGCGGTGCAGCGGCGCGGACCCCTCGAGCTTGTCTCGGAGGCCGTAACCTTCGTCAATCGAATAAAGTGTCGCTCAATCGGCCAAGCGGTGTCAAGGGGGGATGTCCCATGAGGATGCGCCCGCAGGACTGGCACGCGATCGCGAAGCGGCTGGGCGTACGGCACACGGAGCCGCTCGGCCGCCCGCTGCTTGCGTGCCTTCCCGCGCCGATCGTAGCGGGCGGTGGTTGTCACGTGGGCATGGCCCGCGAGCTCCTGCACCGTCACGAGGTCCACCCCGGCCGCCAAGAGGTCGCTGACGAAGGTCCGCCGGAAATCGTACACCATCTTATACCAGGATGACCGCGCGAGATCTGCGTCGCAGACGCCGAGGATCTCTCCAGGTAGCTCTGCTCGTCGATCGAACGCCACTTGCGGCGCATCGCGGCCAAGGTCGCGCTGGGAGTGCTGGATGACCCGCTCCGATGAACTCCTCGGCGCGTAAGGC
This DNA window, taken from Deltaproteobacteria bacterium, encodes the following:
- a CDS encoding site-specific integrase, which produces MLPLRMTSLVLRAGSSRRPPYAPRSSSERVIQHSQRDLGRDAPQVAFDRRAELPGEILGVCDADLARSSWYKMVYDFRRTFVSDLLAAGVDLVTVQELAGHAHVTTTARYDRRGKARKQRAAERLRVPYAQPLRDRVPVLRAHPHGTSPLDTAWPIERHFIRLTKVTASETSSRGPRRCTARVSFWRLARRSGEIRH